In Paramormyrops kingsleyae isolate MSU_618 chromosome 18, PKINGS_0.4, whole genome shotgun sequence, the DNA window ttgtgacACATGAAAGGGCAGCCATATATGCAGATCTGGTAAACCAGATTACATTGACACACACAAAGATGGGCTTTTAATGAAGATTTTtttggagaggtgggggggtgtgAGAGGAGTAGAAATTAGATGGGAAGGGGCCCTCGGGGGAATATGTCGTTATTCTGACAGCATCTAGTTTTATTTTGTATGGTTATACATGCGTTGGTCAAATGCCTCATTTTGTTCTTTATGTCAGTCCATCAGTGAGCCAGTGGCTATCCTGCGGAGATTCCCATTCTCATCCACCCTACAGAGGATGAGTGTGGTTACTGTGGGGCTGGGAGGACACGGTGCCCTCGCTTTCCTCAAAGGAGCTCCTGAAATGGTGGCCAGCCTTTGCCTGAAGGAGAGCGGTGAGTGCTTACAATTCTGCTGTCCAGTAGGTGGCCGATGCTCGTCGTTCTGAACAAAGGTTACCTGCTGAATCGTAAAATGAAAATTTAGCCCGAAAGATAGATGAGAGAAATTTCTGTCTAACAGTCAGAGATCTGTGTAAAATATGCATATGCATTCTTTTTGCGTATGGTTAAAGCAGACAAGTTTTTAAATCTCCTTCGTTTTTTGGCAGTACCTGCTACATTTCCTGACACTTTGAGTCATTTCACAAATGATGGGTTCAGGGTGCTGGCTCTGGCTTATAAACCACTTGATGAAAAGCTGTGCTTGAAGACCATTGAGAGGTCAGTTAGAATTAAATAGCCCTAATATTCAGTGTTTATTACACATTGTATAATTGTATTGTGTAGAGCAGGGAGACATAGAACTGTTTCACTGTTCCACAGGGAAGCTGTAGAAAGCTCAATGAAGTTCTTGGGTCTGCTGGTGATGAAGAACGTGGTGAAGCCGGAAACGCCAGGTGTCATCACCATTCTGAGGAACGCCCAGCTCCGAACTGTCATGGTCACAGGTGAGAGAGTGGGCGAGAACTGGGGCTGCTTTTCAGATGCTCTGTTTCAAACGCTTTGTCTCCATCTCTGTACATACGTCAGCATGTGTGCAGTCCAGTAAGCCCTTTCTAATAGTGCCACACTTGAATCTCCAAAGGTGACAACATCCTGACTGCTGTGAATGTGGCCCGGACTTGTGGCATGGTACCATCAGATGACAGAGTCATTTTTGTACAAGCCAACCCCCCTGGTGCCAGTTCACTGGCAACGCTACGATTTCACATGGGAGAAAACAGCACTGGGACTCTGCAAGTAGGCTGTGCGCAGGTAATAGCACATTAATAACTGCATTATACCAAATCTCCAGTGCAGATCGCTTCAGCTTGACTTGTAAATTAATAACCATCAAAGACACTGTTGCATTAAAGACATATAACTGTACCTTACAGATGTATCAGCACTGGTAAGAAGTGAGAAGTCAAAATGGTAATAATGTACTAATAATTATTGCTGGCAACTTTCATTGTGTTAGCAGTGGAAATGGGTTGTTTGTCTAACCCATATAAACGGAGTTTACTAGGGATGGCCATTTCAGGCGAAATTACTAGTCAAATTTGGCCAGTCATTATTCAAATAGTATTTGATgagcccctaaccctaaccctaaccccaacccatCCAGAGAACTGTGTGCGGAGTTCAGATCAAAACACTTATTTTTTGCCGTATAAAACGACGTTACTTGTTTCTGCAAAAGGATAATCTGAAACATTAAAAAGTAAATTGAAACTTAAACTCTCAAATTAGCTCAAGTGCAGTAGCATACATTAACGCTTAATAGCCTGTGCCTTTGGCAGTTGCAGCAAATggtgatttctttatttttaacaatCCTAACAATAATCTCTGGATTATAGGCTAATGAATTAATTTATTTCCTTATAAAATGAGACATAATTTGGAGCGTTTAGCCTTGAAACTAGGGCTTAATGGtataggagaaaaaaaaatcacatttgaaatatttgcaattaaatattatgatatttataattttaaaaaaggacTTGTAAATCTcccaaaaataaagcaaaataaataatcatttaCTGGGAAAGCGAGTCAGTACTTCATTCTGGTTAACTCAGCAAAAAGTCTTGACTGGCAAACTGACAATACACTCTTCTGTGAAATTTTGttcttaaaattttaaataacattaatttcaaggaCATTTTTACAACAACCATGATAATCTAAATGTACATAGAAAATTAACAGCGGCAGCAGCATAATCAGATTCCCTTACACTTGTTCCCGCGAGTCGTGCCAACAAACACAAAGCAGTGCAGACAAATCCCTCACTATCCTCTCTATGAATCCAGCGAATTTCTATGCAATGAAAGACAAATGAtcattgtttgtttgcttgttcacTTCActcgttttaaaaaaaatgatcacAAACGCACCACAGTATGAGTGAGGCAGGGCAAAAACGATAGATTGGCTTGGAGAGCGGATGCAGAGCTCATGCTAAAACAGTGGAGGGAGATTTCTTAACGAATAAATTGCAAACTTAACAGAGAACGGATGAATCACAACTAATTACTgctaaatcatttttaaaatgactcATTGATTATTcaattttaagatttttttattttatatgcttTCTTGAAATATTTGAATATTCAACAATGACATCCCTAGAATTTACCATGCATTCACGTCATATGAAATATACACCTCACACCCAGAGCAGAGGAGGGATTTTAAACCCCAGTCCTGGAATTGGCACCAATGTCCCACTAACCTTCTCACAGTtgcattatatattttactatTGAACTGATAGAGCAGATTTGCTTCTCTTGCACAATCCATTGAAAGCAACTTCATGAAGCTTCTATTTCCATTCATAGAGTCTCTACCAAGGAAGTTCCGGGTATCACCTGGCCATCAATGGCAAGTCTTTCTCTGCCCTTTGTGACCACTTTCCTGAACACCTACCCAAGGTAACATTGAAACTGTGAACTGTGAGGCCTTTAtatatagtactgtgcaaaagtcttaagcaTTCAGTGAAAAtgtctaaatgatcttcatgttggtataAAACTGTTGATGTCTATCAAAGTGTGCCAGCATaattagccatttcaaaacctctcccaatgtcaccccagtatttgcagcaatcaTCCAATATGCCCATCtattttttgactcgaccactagcAAACCttgtatggctaatcaatacctcactgagttatttaactaagtaaattaattaagtgagctcgtggtgaaatgtaacgaatgcatggaatggctgaggtgcccctgaggagaggtttgggaactgaaacgGTGTCCATCCAGCCATCAGTCACTTTTTGAGGAATAGAAGAAATTCCTGTTAGCTTGtattgttactgttaatttgcatacaTTAGATTGTGCTGCTTTCTGAGTAAATATATACTCACTACCCAGAttaatagctttaaacatttcctctgactgcccaaccctaaccccaaccctaacccttctCTGCTGGCCTCGCCCCCGTACACGCAGGTGCTGATGAGAGGCACAGTTTATGCTCGTATGTCTCCAGAGCAGAAGACTCGGCTGGTCACTGAGCTGCAGAAACTCAAGTGAGTGATTGAAGGAGGGAGAAAGGGAGGGAGAGGTAGGACAAAGAATGAAAGAAAGGGGAGGAGGAGAAAATGcatgagggtgatccggctcgcaggatcctcattgctgaggacccgagtgactggaccaggccgaggggacaCACATGTAatacctggctgcggcagatggatggccatttccggagggtgggactggaccgtgtgtctgcctgggggggttgCCGGCCGGGAACTCGAGACATTTCGTCATGTGGTGGGATCGGCAACGCGCTACAGCAGCGCAttctccccaacctgacctgacctgacctgacctgacatGATCTGATCACTAGAagcagtttccactgtatttgaaATGCAATACAGTTTGATTCGATTCAGTATTACATGATCAATATTTTCAATACAATGAAACATAAGCTCATTTTAGCggaatttatttgaattttaaaaaaatttcatTTTAACATATGTTGAACAAACTATATATGtctcaaaaacacaaaaaatgtcTGCCCAAGAAACATGCTGTCTTGTAGTTGTActttaacaacaaaaaaactatttttgGATATGTATAGCTCACTCTTAGACACCATAGGGATACAGGTGTACTGAACTACATAAAGTGTACTGTAATTTATTGATCTCTACTAAGGAGAGTCTCTAGATTGCATTgagggattgctgggattgctgcgaggattgctgggattgctgcgagagagtggtgttgagctgcagcgattgtttgggattgtttttttggagtgttttgagtgtttgtgtgctttacctgtttacgtgggtggctgtttatttctatttattgttcttatttcggtcagcgtgagtgcttgtctgtcctgtctgttaatcaacagcgcgattattaccgacggagagctgcgggtgtcgcgtgcgcggcgtttttctgtccgcgtttaaactccgtaacgaacacccgcggggcgattataactaacaacatctaacgtcggtatcgctaccaagcgtcggaaaaggacagttgctcctgagctttgctcggtcgccagtcggggccgggaggacattttccacttttttcccgctccggcagtagcctgctgtgagggggtttttgtggtttttcgacctcccaagagcaacttcgatttcgccttgtttttagttcatacttggttcaggcagaagttcttctggtaagtagtagtaagagagagctgggtgaccgtaggtcgtagacgcaggaaaaggcgtacacacgttacagaggcggcatcacctgaggtgtctgtgtctaacaggtttcaggtgcttccagctttagagccggaagggactggggaagcaggtgggcccttgggcactgaggagccccctccccccagaaagagggaggttgtggtagtgggggattcaattattaggggagtagacagttatgtgtgcacgcgtgatagagggtcccgtacggtgtcttgcctgcctggtgcccaggtaggagaccttccagatcgtgtggacaagcttttggccccagctggggtggatccagttgtcgtggtgcatgttggcaccaacgacataggcaagggtagaagggctgttctgcaggataaatttatagaagtcgccaataagcttagaagcagaacgtccatggtggtattttccgaaatactccccgtgccacgcgcaagtgaggctaagttagctgagataaggagattaaatgcgtggctaaaaggatggtgtaggaaagaggggtttaggtttatggggcactggaggaccttctggaacaggtgggacctgttcaagccggatgggttgcatctgaaccggaggggaaccagtgtactgggaaggcgtatttgtagagtagttgaggaatgtttaaactagggactgggggggcagggaggttagttaagtatgtaactggggggaaacggaaagcccaaaaaaatcatattataagtaggcactgtaataagcctaccctttgttgtctgtatttaaacgccaggagtattaggaataaaattcatgatttagaggctcttatctcattggactcttatgatattatagcaataactgaaacgtggttgagtgataaggatggacaagaatataatatggatggttacacattgttccgtaaagaccgtataggtaagaagggaggtggtgttgcagtatatgtaaaggaaatcttgcaggcaagggagcttactgatataagtaaaagtacggaagctatatgggtaaaattagatgctacaaactcaaatagcctaattgtcggtgtttgttacagagcacccaatgtagctgctgaggaaagcagattgttatacagtgatattaggattatgagcaataaaaatgatgtggtagttatgggtgattttaatctaccggggatacagtgggacattgttgctggctcttctgaaaatgaacttgagatggtggaattagtacaggattgtttttttactcagtttgttaacacccctaccaggggagatgccattcttgatcttgttttgtctaataaccaggacaggattggtaaattagatgttttagaaccacttgacagtagcgatcataacatggttaaatttgaggttaagtttagtgcccgaagagcaaagtccaaatcaaaaatatataatgttaggaaggctaacttcaattgtatgagattaaaactagaaaccgtgaactggatggagttaaataacaaaactgttgaagaggcatgggaattttttaaaagcacattattgcaagtacaagaggacttcatacctgtttctagcaagaataaatctaggaaattgcaacctaggtggtttaatagggacataaagtataaagtaaggaggaaaagggctttgttccagagatggaaaataactgatgatgacataataaagcaagagtatctaaatctacaggctgaattaaaaaatgacattagacgagctaaaaggaatgtcgaaaggaagatcgcattggaggctaaggatgacgttaaaagtttcttccagtattttaactctaaaagagctctaaaagctgaaattactaatctgcaggatagtaagggtcttataattgaaaacgacattgacatagtaaatgagttcaatgatagttttgcacgggtattcactgtcgaggacactagtaacttaccagttcttattactaattcaacatcgtctataactaatatatatataactgaagctgatgttttgcaaagcctagctaagctcaaaataaataaatcacagggccctgatggcatcttacctatagtgttaaaagagatgagggatattatttgccgacccttaacattactgtttcaaaaatccttatctgaaggtgtggtaccttctgattggaagcatgccaacataacgcccattttcaaaaaaggggatagaagtaatttgtcaaactataggccaatcagtctaacttgtataactggtaaagttatggaggctataatcaaagagaaaatggtagattacctggactcaaataacattttgagggatagccagcatggatttaggagaggtagatcctgtttaacaaatctgttggagttttttgaggaagctactcaggaagttgatgataagaaggcctatgatgtcatctatttagatttccaaaaggcttttgatgttgttccccacaagaggctctcacttaaactcaaagcgacaggtattttaggaactgtagcgacttggattgataactggttaacggataggaagcagcgagtagttataagaggctcgatgtcacagtgggcctgcgttcatagtggggtaccgcagggttcaattttaggaccacttttgttcctaatttacataaatgatatagacaccaatatatacagtaaactggtgaaatttgcagatgacaccaaggtgggtggtgtagcagatactgaactagcggctcagcagctacagcgggatcttaatttaattagtgactgggctgacacctggcagatgaaatttaacatagacaaatgtaaggtactccatgtagggagcagaaatataaagtacaggtattttatgggacctactgaaataaaggtagctgattatgagaaagaccttggtgtgtatgttgatgcttccatgtctcattctcgccagtgtggggaagcaataaaaaaggccaataggatgttggggtacatctccaggtgtgtggagtttaagtcaagggaggtaatgctaagattatacaattccttggtgagacctcacctagaatattgtgtacaggtttggtcaccatatcttaaaaaggacatagcggccttagaaaaggtgcagcgtagggccacaagaatgattcctggtcttagaggaatgtcttacgaggaaaggttatttgagctaaatctgttcagcctcaagcaaaggagactgaggggggacatgatccaggtctataagattctaacaggtttggatgctgttcaaccgaatagttacttcagcattagttcaaatacaagaactcgtggccataggtggaaattagcgggagaacatttcaaactggatttaaggaagcacttctttacacagcgtgtagtcagagtatggaatagtcttcctgataacgtagtgcaagctgaatccttgggttcctttaaatcagagctagataagattttaacaactctgagctattagttaagttctccccaagcgagctcgatgggccgaatggcctcctctcgtttgtatagttcttatgttcttatgttcttatgagagATTTTTTCACAGATTCTTTTTGTTCAGCAGCATTTTGGCATATCATCATGGTCTAATGATATTAATCGATATTTGTTAATTGAATCAATTGAATTGTATTGTGGTCTGAACAATCGATATGTGGAGTTTAATCGATAAATTGTTACACCTATAGTGTCCATGTGTGTATCAGatgggagagagagatggggaatgcaaaaacaaaataatcccCATTTACCTGTATTCATAAATGCAAATTGGCCAAATAAACTGTCATTATTAAAAGAAATGTAAGAATGAACTAGTAAGGGATAAAGATGCATCTTCATAAATGTTTAGTAAAAATGGCAGGGATTGCCTTCTTGCTGCCAGTTACTGTGTGGGAATGTGCGGGGACGGAGCCAATGACTGCGGGGCCTTGAAGGCGGCCGACGCGGGGGTGTCCCTGTCCCAGGCAGAGGCGTCCATCGCCTCCCCCTTCACGTCCAGCTCTGACAGCATCAGCTGTGTGCCGCTGCTCATTAGGTAGGAAAAACATCTCCAGCGTTTGTAATAAGAATAATGCAGGTTGTTTTCATTGAGGATTACTGATGTGTTAACATTAATGTCACAGTAAGAATAGGCAAGGAGTTGAAGAaatcaatattattattattatcacctTTGTGTCCTGACGAATATGGTTTTTGATCATTAGAGTTCAAAATTCCAAAGTGTCTAAGCTAATTACGTCTTCATTCCTGAATTACATGTACAGCCTTTCTCTTTCAGGGAAGGAAGATGTTCTTTGGTGACGTCTTTCAGTCTCTTCAAGTACATGGCAATCTATAGTCTGATCCAGTTCTCCTCTGTCCTCATCCTCTACACTGTGAGTGCGTGTCTGTGTAATGGactacatttatatagcgcttttctactcctacgagaactcaaagtgctttacaactCATGCCTCACGttcaccatccacactcacattcacacaccagtgacagaggctgccatgcaaggcgccaacctgcacaccgggagcaatttggggttcagtgtcttgctcaaggacactttgatggggtgaggaggaaccagggctcgaacctgcaaccctctggttgccgaacgatagcactacctcctgcgccaccatcttcctgTGTTGGGTTAGCTACTTGTGTCTGTGCTCAGTAGCTTCACTCGTCCTAGACACTTGAGCTTCACAGCATCTGTCCCACCCTTTTTCAGGTGAAGACCAACCTCGGCGACCTGCAGTTCCTGTTCTTTGACCTGGTGCTGGTCACATCATTGGCCATTGtgatggggatgggggggcccAGTGCGGAGCTCTACCCCCGGCGCCCCCCCGCCAGCCTGCTCAGCGTGCCGGTTCTGTGTAGCCTGCTGGTGCACTTTGTGCTTCTGGTGCTGATTCAGGTGTCTGCCCTTCTCATCACCAGGACTCAAAGCTGGTGAGAGGCAAGGGGGCTTAAGAGGGGAGTAAGATCTATGTGAACGTCACTCATAGTGTAGCAGATGCTGCTTCCATCTTGCTATTATGCTGTAACCTGATTGCGTCAGTATAACATCAGTCTTTATAAATGAGTAAATGTTAAGGGTGTAACGATGCTCCTAATGCATAGTTTGTttcagatcttttttttttgttgagggGAGGGATAAATAAGGAAAAGACAGGGAAGAAAAATTCTGGGTTTTATTATTATACATCTTGAGCTAAGGAAAGTAACCTAGCTTATACTATGGCCATAAACACTCGATTATGATTGGACCAAAATAGTCATGTGACATATGCAGTTGAAAGACACTAAAATAGGTGTAATGTGTAgcatttacaaaataaacctgCAGCGGTGGCAATGGCTTGGGGGGGGTGTATTGCGGTTCTGTGTCCTGGAACCACGACCTGAGATTGCGAACATTTGTATCGCAGTTTGTCTCATTTTCGGAATTGTGAAACAATTATCAAATGTGTAAGCTTTGTAATTTACTTTAAATTTAAGCACCTCCTGTATGATACCACAACCGATCTCCCATATCTGTCACAGGTATATTCCACTCAACTCGACTGTAACTGGGGCAGCCAACCTGCCCAACTTTGAGGACACCAGTGTGTTTGCCCTGTCTGGCTTTCAGTACATCATTATGGCTGTGGTACTAACCAAAGGGTATCCATATAAGAAAGCTCTCTATGCTAATGGTAAGAAACACCCAATGGCAGATCTTTTCCTTTGGACGCATTGCTGTGTGTTTCTTGTGTTTGAAATATTATCCGGGTTTATCGCGGTAGTGTTTGCGAAGTTCTTCCGCTGACACTGTGTCCACTCTGTCTCTCTGGGCCCAGTGCTGTTCGTGTTTCTCCTGCTGCTCTTCTTTGGTGCCATGAGCTGGCTGGTCTTGTATCCAGTGCCCTTCCTGCGAAGGCTGTTCAAGCTGAGCGAAGTCACGGACATGAACTATAAGCTTTTGTTAGTAGCTCTGGCCGCGCTCAACTTGTTCACCTGTTACCTGTTGGAGGTCAGTAGCATCTTTACCTGTTATCCAATCAGTCTGCGTTTAGGTTGTAATGAAGATTTTTTTAAGATTCGAACCACATATACTGAGTCTGACGCTGTTGTCCTTTCATGCTTTTTGCCTCCATTTTTTATCCCGATTGCGATGACAGTAGACATTTCATGTGGATGTATCTTCTTGTTATTTATAGATTGGCATTGACAAGGGTGCACTGGACTGCTTACGAAGATTAAGGCGGAAGAAGGAGTCCAGAAAACTGTACAAGCGTTTGGAAACCTTCCTGTCAGATGTGCTCTCCTGGCCCCCGCTTGATCAGACCCTGACGCCTACACAGTGCTCTGTGATTGGCTTAAGTTAGCATCACTGATCCCAGTCCTTGACAGGAGAACCAAGGATTTTGTTGCCAA includes these proteins:
- the atp13a2 gene encoding polyamine-transporting ATPase 13A2 isoform X2, which produces MDVQGYRLVPWRVWLCRVFAVLSVGLLLLLFHWRPRLAVLARCNLCPLALADTLLVRNAHGQSFIVEVQILEMDDGSAEHPASDVEEFDWRDTVHLHNEQKSSLRYFIFEGIRYIWMVKKGAFCPVSVLSEDWTSSDIYRQQGGLNRHEQSSRRKVYGPNLIDVPVKSCARLLVEEVLNPFYLFQIFSIILWMSDNYFYYAGCILVISLISIAISLYEIRKQSRTLRRMAHLVVNVTVRRDTGEEESVSSVDLVPGDCVLIPPEGLLMPCDAALLVGECMINESMLTGESVPVMKTPLPFSAGTYSPESQRRHTLFCGTQVIQARGGRQGGRGGLAVVTRTGFFTAKGDLISSILFPQPINFRFYQDSMKFLLILGALALIGTIYSIVILRMSMTPWVELVVRALDIVTIVVPPALPAAMTTGTIYAQQRLKRHGVFCISPPRINICGKISLCCFDKTGTLTEDGLDVWGVLEGGREGFAELVPDPRMLPQGPMLLAMASCHSVALLGPQSFGDPLELKMIESTGWELEEPVEDGETAEIVGEFGSFRVLAVMRPPASELQPHGISISEPVAILRRFPFSSTLQRMSVVTVGLGGHGALAFLKGAPEMVASLCLKESVPATFPDTLSHFTNDGFRVLALAYKPLDEKLCLKTIEREAVESSMKFLGLLVMKNVVKPETPGVITILRNAQLRTVMVTGDNILTAVNVARTCGMVPSDDRVIFVQANPPGASSLATLRFHMGENSTGTLQVGCAQSLYQGSSGYHLAINGKSFSALCDHFPEHLPKVLMRGTVYARMSPEQKTRLVTELQKLNYCVGMCGDGANDCGALKAADAGVSLSQAEASIASPFTSSSDSISCVPLLIREGRCSLVTSFSLFKYMAIYSLIQFSSVLILYTVKTNLGDLQFLFFDLVLVTSLAIVMGMGGPSAELYPRRPPASLLSVPVLCSLLVHFVLLVLIQVSALLITRTQSWYIPLNSTVTGAANLPNFEDTSVFALSGFQYIIMAVVLTKGYPYKKALYANVLFVFLLLLFFGAMSWLVLYPVPFLRRLFKLSEVTDMNYKLLLVALAALNLFTCYLLEIGIDKGALDCLRRLRRKKESRKLYKRLETFLSDVLSWPPLDQTLTPTQCSVIGLS